In the genome of Fuerstiella sp., one region contains:
- a CDS encoding c-type cytochrome — protein sequence MKKTILCLAAVAAANWGSLLSAEELVTLGMDDLTSGIPGTGELTLQQAREWLAVPANHEALDVKLPLGLSAGERDMRGIKANPLTRAKIELGRQLYFDTRLSADNTVSCASCHHPQEGFGRHTQFGVGIEGLKGGRNSPVSYNRILSDAQFWDGRAGSLEAQAVGPIASPIEMGNTHDGAVSTLKQIPVYVAEFRAVFPKSGVTIDNVGKAIASFERTIVTGATPFDYRDALKPFTSLEDEDLKDLREDDPETWHKYLNLQKGARNNPMSESAVRGEALFFSKEIGCSNCHVGANLSDEKYHNLGIGMDSSMPDLGRFAETKDEKDKGAFKTPTIRNVALSAPYMHDGSLKTLEEVVEHYVKGGTKNRWLSEKMKPLKITKQQKNDLVAFMRSVTGRYPKIASGRLPE from the coding sequence ATGAAGAAGACCATTCTGTGTCTGGCAGCTGTTGCAGCGGCGAACTGGGGATCTCTGCTGAGCGCAGAAGAATTAGTTACTCTGGGCATGGATGATCTCACCTCGGGAATTCCTGGCACTGGCGAGCTAACGCTGCAACAGGCCAGAGAATGGCTGGCTGTTCCGGCTAATCATGAGGCGCTCGACGTGAAACTTCCGCTGGGCCTAAGTGCCGGTGAGCGGGATATGCGGGGCATCAAAGCAAATCCACTCACCCGGGCTAAAATTGAACTTGGCCGCCAGCTGTATTTTGATACCCGATTGTCGGCTGACAACACAGTCAGCTGTGCAAGTTGTCATCATCCGCAGGAAGGCTTTGGGCGGCATACACAGTTTGGAGTCGGCATCGAGGGGCTGAAGGGTGGCCGGAATTCTCCTGTCAGTTACAACCGAATTCTGAGTGATGCACAGTTTTGGGACGGTCGAGCCGGTTCTCTGGAAGCTCAGGCCGTCGGCCCCATCGCCAGTCCAATCGAAATGGGCAACACGCACGACGGAGCGGTGTCAACACTAAAGCAAATTCCTGTCTATGTAGCAGAATTCAGGGCCGTGTTTCCAAAGTCCGGTGTAACGATTGACAATGTGGGCAAGGCCATCGCATCTTTTGAACGAACGATCGTTACCGGTGCCACTCCGTTTGACTATCGCGATGCACTGAAACCATTTACCTCACTGGAAGACGAAGACCTGAAAGATCTCAGGGAAGATGATCCGGAAACCTGGCATAAGTACCTGAATCTGCAGAAGGGTGCCAGGAACAATCCGATGTCAGAGAGCGCCGTCCGTGGAGAGGCACTCTTTTTCAGTAAAGAAATCGGCTGCAGTAACTGTCATGTGGGAGCCAACCTTTCGGATGAAAAGTATCACAATCTTGGTATCGGAATGGATTCCAGCATGCCAGACTTGGGCCGTTTTGCGGAGACCAAAGACGAAAAGGACAAAGGGGCTTTCAAAACTCCAACCATTCGCAACGTGGCCCTGTCCGCTCCGTACATGCATGATGGCAGCCTGAAGACACTTGAAGAAGTAGTTGAACACTACGTCAAAGGAGGCACAAAAAATCGCTGGTTGAGTGAAAAAATGAAACCACTCAAGATCACCAAACAACAAAAGAATGACCTGGTGGCCTTCATGCGATCTGTCACAGGCCGTTATCCGAAAATTGCTTCCGGACGATTGCCGGAATAG
- a CDS encoding 50S ribosome-binding GTPase: MSACRLTAPGRGAVASIRLSGPLTERTEAIDMAFCAANGMPASTAPIDRVLFGSWRGEDVVVVRTGETEWEVHCHGGEAAVTRILEEFSREDSREITLPSTLEQLLLQTRTAKTARLVLAQSSGVLRDALVAAIQAGTADAFRLQLNNLLRWESVANHLVDPWGVVIAGPPNVGKSSLLNAISGYERAIVFDQPGTTRDAVETELVLNGWPFCIVDTAGIRRDSRDPVEVHGISHAHDRITAADLILIAVDSSVGWTSDHHDIVREIPKDRQRAVVYCKNDLPMSGKTPPEELSLLSTSADQGDGIRKLTEWIPSKLIPNEPTLKTALPVAGVANLCYENLNQLRRGESLNLLQDRISQWLNSQSW, from the coding sequence ATGTCAGCATGTCGACTTACGGCTCCCGGACGCGGTGCCGTGGCGAGTATTCGACTGTCAGGCCCATTAACAGAACGCACTGAGGCCATTGACATGGCCTTTTGCGCCGCGAACGGCATGCCGGCTTCAACTGCTCCAATTGATCGTGTGTTGTTCGGATCGTGGCGAGGGGAAGACGTGGTTGTCGTCCGAACCGGAGAAACAGAGTGGGAAGTTCACTGCCACGGCGGCGAAGCGGCGGTCACCCGAATCCTGGAGGAATTCTCCCGGGAGGATTCGCGGGAGATCACTTTGCCGTCAACACTCGAACAGTTGTTGCTCCAGACGCGTACCGCCAAAACAGCCCGCCTCGTTCTGGCGCAATCCAGCGGCGTTCTTAGGGATGCGCTGGTTGCCGCAATACAGGCTGGCACTGCTGATGCGTTCCGTCTGCAACTCAACAACCTGTTGCGCTGGGAAAGCGTTGCCAATCATCTGGTGGACCCCTGGGGTGTCGTTATTGCCGGACCACCCAATGTTGGTAAGTCCAGTCTGCTGAATGCAATTTCGGGGTATGAACGTGCCATTGTCTTCGATCAGCCGGGGACAACACGCGATGCGGTTGAGACAGAACTGGTGCTCAACGGATGGCCGTTTTGTATTGTCGATACTGCCGGCATTCGACGAGACTCCAGAGATCCAGTTGAAGTGCACGGAATTTCGCACGCCCACGATCGGATTACCGCAGCCGACCTGATCCTGATTGCAGTCGACAGCAGCGTTGGCTGGACCAGCGATCATCACGATATCGTGCGGGAAATTCCAAAGGACCGTCAGCGGGCAGTCGTGTATTGCAAAAATGATCTGCCAATGTCAGGTAAGACACCTCCGGAAGAACTGAGTTTGCTGTCAACATCGGCTGATCAGGGAGACGGAATTCGAAAATTAACAGAATGGATCCCGTCAAAACTAATCCCCAACGAACCAACACTGAAGACCGCACTGCCGGTCGCTGGTGTCGCGAATCTTTGTTACGAGAATCTGAATCAGCTTAGGCGAGGCGAATCGCTAAACCTGCTTCAGGACAGGATATCTCAATGGCTGAATTCACAGTCCTGGTAA